In bacterium, the DNA window GACCCGCTGCTGCTGACCGCCCTGGTCAACATCCAACGCGAGCTCCCGTCATTGATCGGACAGGAGGTCGGCGGGTTCACCTTCGACTCGTGCGGCGTGCTGACCCTCGAGGCCAAGCGCGGATGGAAGGTTTATTTTGGCCGCGTGCTGACCCCCGAGGAGTTCGCGTCGCTTCACGACAAGCTGGCGGCCCTGAAAGCCATCAACGGCAACGGGAACGTGGACTACAACTCGTCCGACCTGGCGTACGTCAACGTGATGAACCCCGCCGAGCCCGCGGTCGCGTACAAGTCGCGCGAGGCGGCGGCTCCTTCGCCATCACCGGGCACCACTTCGCCACCGTCACCCAGTCCCGCGGCCGTATGCAAGTAATCGTCGTCGCGATCGTTTTCGCGGTCCTGGGCGTGCTGCTCGGGCTGCTCTCTCCGGTCACGATCCCGATCACGTACGCGCGCTACACCGCCGTCGCCCTGCTGGCGGCGCTGGATTCCATCTTCGGCGCGTTCAAGGCCTACATCGCGGGCACGTTCGAACCGCGGGTGTTCTTCAGCGGCCTGCTCACCAACATGACCCTGGCCGCGAGCCTCACCTATTTCGGCGACAAGCTCGGCGTCGACCTGTCGATCGCCGCGATCGTGGCTTTCGGCGTGCGGATCTTCAACAACCTGGGAGCGATCCGCCGGCACTACCTGTAGCTGATCCGGCCATCGCTCGCC includes these proteins:
- a CDS encoding DUF1290 domain-containing protein, which gives rise to MVVAIVFAVLGVLLGLLSPVTIPITYARYTAVALLAALDSIFGAFKAYIAGTFEPRVFFSGLLTNMTLAASLTYFGDKLGVDLSIAAIVAFGVRIFNNLGAIRRHYL